In Aspergillus flavus chromosome 3, complete sequence, one genomic interval encodes:
- a CDS encoding putative integral membrane protein — MDHADDRSVEVRAVAAAFMSVAVVTVILRCYVRGWLVKAFGWDDGAMVVALLFYVMFSACMIGGSVWGTGRRYKDLTAVQRVTAMRYWWLCEIAYCFASVGGKISICIFLMRITVKREHIWSLYIVMILTVIAGLVFMFLMLLQCKPLEYFWTKVAFDPNIHGQCLDMTIIIAMTYVYSAFAVICDFTVAILPIFLVRKLHMKKQTKIAVVGILSMACIASSAVIIRIPFVHTFNDPDFLYATVEIALWSNIEVGLGITAGSLATLRPLLRHWLGSRTDPTYPSPFPGRSGSRLPGGASHDRPFPLGSLDESVQNRLRPDKLAVTVTTVQSQDHNGSWHGGSSPNSSEERLTAQGSPALPAVGGEMGLGIHRTFEVTQTSTSQTVREHF, encoded by the exons ATGGACCATGCGGATGACCGCAGCGTCGAAGTCAGGGCGGTCGCCGCCGCCTTCATGTCGGTGGCAGTCGTCACGGTGATTCTACGATGTTATGTGCGTGGATGGTTAGTGAAGGCATTTGGTTGGGATGACGGAGCAATGGTGGTTGCATTG TTATTCTACGTGATGTTTTCCGCCTGCATGATCGGAGGCAGTGTATGGGGTACTGGACGAAGATACAAAGATTTAACGGCGGTGCAACGCGTGACGGCCATGAGG TACTGGTGGCTATGTGAAATCGCCTACTGTTTCGCCTCCGTCGGCGGCAAAATCTCCATCTGTATCTTCCTGATGCGCATCACCGTCAAACGAGAACATATCTGGTCGCTCTATATCGTCATGATCCTGACGGTCATCGCCGGTCTCGTCTTCATGTTCCTCATGCTGCTGCAGTGTAAACCGCTGGAGTATTTCTGGACCAAGGTCGCTTTCGATCCGAATATTCACGGCCAGTGTCTCGACATGACGATCATTATCGCCATGACGTATGTGTATAGTGCGTTCGCGGTGATATGCGATTTCACCGTGGCGATTTTGCCGATCTTCTTGGTTAGGAAGTTGCATATGAAGAAGCAGACGAAGATTGCTGTGGTCGGGATTTTGAGTATGGCTTGCAT TGCTTCCTCGGCCGTCATTATTCGTATACCCTTTGTTCATACCTTTAACGATCCGGACTTTCTGT ACGCAACGGTTGAAATCGCCCTCTGGTCCAATATCGAAGTTGGTCTAGGTATCACGGCTGGAAGTCTCGCTACCCTTCGTCCACTCCTCCGTCACTGGCTCGGTTCTCGAACCGATCCCACATATCCCTCTCCCTTTCCCGGTCGTTCCGGATCGCGACTTCCCGGTGGTGCCAGTCACGATCGACCTTTTCCGTTGGGGTCGCTGGATGAGAGCGTCCAGAACCGACTCCGGCCGGATAAGTTAGCGGTTACGGTGACAACAGTGCAAAGTCAGGACCACAATGGCTCGTGGCATGGAGGATCGAGTCCGAATAGTAGCGAAGAACGCTTGACGGCCCAGGGCTCCCCTGCATTGCCGGCGGTAGGGGGTGAGATGGGTTTGGGCATTCATCGGACATTCGAAGTCACGCAGACGAGTACCTCGCAGACGGTGAGGGAACACTTCTAG